In Sesamum indicum cultivar Zhongzhi No. 13 linkage group LG1, S_indicum_v1.0, whole genome shotgun sequence, the sequence atataataaaaaatagcaacATAAGCAAATCCTtgattggtaattttttattcattttccgGATGCCAGGTCAACCGCGTAGACACCTCCTACAGAGTGGTTGGAGTGTCTTTGTTAGTTCAAAAAGGCTTGTTGCTGGGGATGCCTTTATATTCTTGAGGTTTGATGCTGCTCTATATCACCAGCTATTTgcataataatatctatattCCTGAAATGGATGCTACACACTTTCAGAGGTGAGAATGGTGAGCTGCGAGTTGGAGTCAGGCGTGCCATGAGACAACAGAGTAATGCTCCATCATCAGTCATATCTAGCCACAGCATGCATCTTGGTGTTCTCGCAACAGCTTGGCATGCAATTCAGACCAAAACCATGTTCACCGTGTATTACAAGCCCAGGTGTGTGATAAGATCTCCCCGTCTATCCCTCTTCCTCTTTGGTGGATCACCAACTTCTGAAAATAAGTTGGTCTAGGGAGCAGGAGCTGATTTctttaatagaaatatataatattaaatattgattataacaAGTGTAAAAAACATAtgctacaatattttaatttaatgtcaTGAATATATGACTTCataatatcttaattatttatctaaGTTAGTTTAATATTAGCATGATTGGTAAAAGTATACAGTATAACATcaaattatccaaatacttgcacataattttgtattgtgCAGTATATACCAAATCAAAgatatatttgttgatataaagtttttttttttaattggagtATATtgtatgttaattttaataaatagataaacataattttctaaaagtaaAATGAGAATGGTCACGAAAACACATATTAAAGGTATGATGATGGCAATTTAAAACTGTAAATCTttcaattatacaaaaataaaaagaagaaatttttaaaCCAAGCAGTGATCTcattttagatatatatatttatatatatataatatgaaaataaataaaattgttcaatcatcataattattattatctttaaaCTAATTCATGGAAATTACCAAAGTTCAACATAAAGCagtaaaatagaaatattatatattatgtatctTAGTACAGTTATATAACGcacaaataaatgtaaaaaattataatttagttgtTGGACTTGTTAATTACAGGTACAAGCGATTACAAAttgatattgaaatataaCAGTGAAGTTCATATGATTATGTTAAATGattattcacaaaaaaatataaaatattactaaattgttgattaagcttatttttgtatagatatttgataatataaataaaaataacatattatattattatctgaaagtaaaatatgaggtattaatttaattgtaatcaatggtgaattttgaatatgaacttgatataatattgaatattagttaaatatataaaaatacatactctatatatatataatgctaAAAGAATACcctctcaaaaaaaaaaaatgctaaagAATAGAAATAATTTCCCTTTCGAACACAAATGCCTATGCTTGAGCTCGAGCCGGCTCACTCATGTTGCACCCCTAAATTggtttttacatatttaatgaattggcTCCTTTGTGTTTCTGCATGAAGAATGGTATTGAACCTTGTTACAGGAAAGCATgtgaattttctattgttaGAGACATACGACTTAGATATATGTTTGTGATATAGAAACATGTGTGATATTGTACCTATATGATTTAAGTATATGGGCCATTGAAGTGGGTGAATGTTGGTGAAGAGTGGATTAGTTTTGTATGTTCGTCCCTGTGGGTACTGACTATCCTCCATCTGATGTATATCTGTCGCAGGACAAGCCCAGCTGAGTTCATTGTCCCTTATGATCAATACATGGAGTCTGTTAAAAACAATTACTCAATAGGAATGAGATTTAAAATGAGATTCGAAGGTGAAGAAGCACCTGAGCAGAGGTAGGCAACATCTCAGCATTCAGAAGAATTATCTGTAACTTTATGATGTATTCAGTCGCTGattatttatgcatttttggtttaatattaatattgtaggTTTACTGGCACTATTGTTGGTATTGAAGATGCTGATCCGAAAAGGTGGCCAGAGTCCAAATGGAGATGCCTAAAGGTATTCCTCAATCCTCTGGAATCTGACAAGAGTCGGGATCCTCTCCTCCCAACACCttcttttaaattgtttttctaTATGTTATTCCGAGAGGTTTATCTCAAAATTCTACTTTTAAGGTGCGGTGGGATGAAACTTCAACAGTTCCTCGACCTGAGAGAGTTTCTCCCTGGAAAATAGAACATGCTCTCTCTCCTCCTGCATTGAATCCACTTCCAGTGCCCAGACCAAAACGGCCTCGACCAAGTGCCTTGCCCACATCACCTGACAGTTCTGTTCTTACTAGGGAAGGTATGTTTTGTatttcactttgtttgaggaCCTTTTACTACTGCTACATTTTGTTACATTCAGCTGTTGAACAGATCTGTTTAACCCATTGATGATGCAATATAGGTTCGTCTAAGATGACAGTAGACCCTTCACCTGCCAGTGGGTTTCCAAGGGTCTTGCAAGGTCAAGAAGTATCGACCTTGAGAGGCAGTTTTGCTGATAGCAACGATTCAGACTCTTCTGAGAAGCCATTGTTGTGGAACCCTTCATTGGATGATGGGAAGATCGACTGTGCTTTAAGAAGAAATGAGTCGGATATCTGGTTACCATCAGGACGGTCATCATTCACAGatttattatcaacttttgGTTCAAAAATTAGTTCGCCCCGTGATTTCAGTAGGCGTCCTGCTGATCAAGCAAGTTATAAGCGACAAACACAAGAGCGTGAAGCAAAGTTTAGCTCAATTGGAAACACCTGGTCTATAATGCAATCTGGGCTCTCACTGAATCTGATGGATTCTGGCTTGAAGAATCATGTTCGAGGTGCTGATACCTCTTATCAAACACATGGAGATGTTAGATATGATGTTTTTGGAGAATTTTCCATGATTCCTGATTCTAGAGGTGAAAATCAGCAAACAAATTGGTTAATGCCCCCACCTGTTTCATCATATCATCAACCACCAGCTGCTCATTCAAGAGAGCAGATCCCAAGGTCTGTGATTGCACAGCACCATGCCCCTATGAAGCCAAATGAAGGGAAATGCAAGCTCTTTGGTATTCCCCTCATAAGTAACCCTGCACCAATAGAGCCTGAGCCAGTACACAGAAATGTGGTGATTGAGCCATCAGTTCATATACCGCATCTCGTTCATTCTCATCTATCTCCTGCAATTGAATCTGATCAAAGGTCTGATCTATCGAAGGGCTCAAAAGTGTTTGATTATCCAGTTGCCACTAGTGAGCAAGACAAGCAATTTCATACCCTCCCGCCGGTAGCTAGAGACCGAGAAAGCAAAGGTCATTCTGGTTCAACAAGGAGTTGTACCAAGGTTCTCATCTGGGACACTATAATTTTCACATCCAGGCACAacattatttactttatttctaaattatattcGTATAATTTCAGGTTCACAAGCAGGGATCTGCCCTTGGTAGATCGGTGGATCTTGCGAAGTTTGACAATTATGATGAATTGATTTCTGAATTAGATAACCTTTTCGAATTTAACGGTGAACTTAAGGCAAGGAACAAGAATTGGCTGGTTGTGTATACTGATGATGAGGATGACATGATGCTTGTTGGAGATGATCCGTGGGAGTAAGATACCCTTCTAGATCTCTGGAATATgtcaactttttaaattttatcttatttactTCAACTTCATTATAGTgcagttcaattttattgccAACTCATTTCTAGTGGTTTATCTAAATATCTTGTTGAATACAGAGAATTCTGTGGCATGGTTCGCAAGATCTTAATCCTTACAAAAGAGGAGGTCCAGCGTATGAGTCCAGGTACCTTCAAttcaaaaagagaagaaaccTCATCGGCAACAGAAGGTGTGGATGCGAAAGAAGTGAAAGATTTGCCAACATCATTGAGCCCGGATGATTGCTAGTTGTCTTCCTCTATCCTGGTAGTCATCTATGCTGAATGATATTTATTTCCCTGCAtacaaattatcataattgCATGTCTTCAGAGTTTTTTGGGAGGGAATCAGTATACTTCCCTGTTTCATTGTCTCATATATTTGGGTTGGGGTGGGGGGGAGCAGCAGGGGAGGGGTGTACGGTGCTCTCCAATGGATTGAGCAAACAGCACAAATCATGCAACTGCTGTAACTTGAAGATCTAATGTTTGCCTGCTATCAACCACACAGGTATAGTGCAGGCAAGGAAGGAGGCTATAGATCCATCTGACTTCTGAATTTTGGAGGCATCAAATAGTGAGACGCATATCATCCCTTCAGCTTCTGGATGACGGGACTCGCTTATATATAGATGCAGATTCTAGTGTTTGCAATTTTGAACCCTTTTCGGGACCAACATATGTTTCCCTATACTTTATTCGTAATACACATGACAAAGTATGAGCACGGTACCTGCCGACCGACTACTCAACCACTGTATATATCGCCATCTTCAGTTCTCCAGCCTCGGATGTAATTAAGAACCAAATGCCATCTGGTATGCTCTAATTCCAGCTGTTtctgatttataatatagtatatgGGTGTTGGCATTACTCTATGGAGCTGAAGATGTATTTTTGGATCGACGTTGCTTGTGGTTGAAGCACTCTTTTGTACAGAGAAATCATTAGTTAAGTGTTCT encodes:
- the LOC105165663 gene encoding auxin response factor 2, whose protein sequence is MDASEVVIKGYSETNDCDSGPEKGNSGAGKVDAETALYTELWRACAGPLVTVPREQELVFYFPQGHIEQVEASTNQSADQQLPVYNLPPKILCRVVNVHLKAEPDTDEVFAQVTLMPEPNQDENAVKKEPLPSPPPHFHVHSFCKTLTASDTSTHGGFSVLRRHADECLPPLDMSRQPPTQELVAKDLHGNEWRFRHIFRGQPRRHLLQSGWSVFVSSKRLVAGDAFIFLRGENGELRVGVRRAMRQQSNAPSSVISSHSMHLGVLATAWHAIQTKTMFTVYYKPRTSPAEFIVPYDQYMESVKNNYSIGMRFKMRFEGEEAPEQRFTGTIVGIEDADPKRWPESKWRCLKVRWDETSTVPRPERVSPWKIEHALSPPALNPLPVPRPKRPRPSALPTSPDSSVLTREGSSKMTVDPSPASGFPRVLQGQEVSTLRGSFADSNDSDSSEKPLLWNPSLDDGKIDCALRRNESDIWLPSGRSSFTDLLSTFGSKISSPRDFSRRPADQASYKRQTQEREAKFSSIGNTWSIMQSGLSLNLMDSGLKNHVRGADTSYQTHGDVRYDVFGEFSMIPDSRGENQQTNWLMPPPVSSYHQPPAAHSREQIPRSVIAQHHAPMKPNEGKCKLFGIPLISNPAPIEPEPVHRNVVIEPSVHIPHLVHSHLSPAIESDQRSDLSKGSKVFDYPVATSEQDKQFHTLPPVARDRESKGHSGSTRSCTKVHKQGSALGRSVDLAKFDNYDELISELDNLFEFNGELKARNKNWLVVYTDDEDDMMLVGDDPWEEFCGMVRKILILTKEEVQRMSPGTFNSKREETSSATEGVDAKEVKDLPTSLSPDDC